A single Natrinema pellirubrum DSM 15624 DNA region contains:
- a CDS encoding DMT family transporter, which produces MVARRTAVFFALSSLFFGGTFVAAKAGLAYFPPLLFVAFRFDVAAVIMLAYVGLTTPRADLLPRTRSDVGAVLATGVLAIGLTNALLFVGQQYVTSAVASIMYSLNPIMTPIFAAFFLSDERLSARGAAGMGLGLLGVGLVVSPDPANLLGGAVGKGILFVGAIAAALGAVLIRRADSDLSSTVRVAWGLPFAAVLCHLLAWTGGESAAAIDWTVEAVAALGYVSVFAGVLAYIAYFGLIDAAGAIRANLIFYVVPVVSTLGGWALLGETIDALAVAGFLTIFAGFAVLGSKSVDLEALRDRVTPDPPLPDDEPAVRDDPRGYRSD; this is translated from the coding sequence GTGGTAGCGCGTCGCACCGCGGTCTTCTTCGCCCTCTCGAGCCTGTTCTTCGGCGGCACGTTCGTCGCCGCGAAAGCCGGGCTTGCGTACTTTCCGCCCCTGCTGTTCGTCGCGTTCCGGTTCGACGTGGCCGCCGTCATCATGCTTGCCTACGTCGGGCTGACGACCCCACGGGCCGACCTGCTGCCCCGGACTCGCAGCGACGTCGGGGCCGTCCTCGCGACCGGCGTCCTCGCAATCGGGCTGACCAACGCCTTGCTGTTCGTCGGTCAGCAGTACGTCACCAGCGCGGTAGCTTCGATCATGTACAGTCTCAACCCCATCATGACGCCGATCTTCGCCGCGTTCTTCCTCTCGGACGAGCGGCTCTCCGCCCGCGGCGCGGCCGGGATGGGACTCGGCCTGCTCGGCGTCGGTCTCGTGGTCAGTCCCGACCCCGCGAACCTGCTGGGCGGTGCCGTCGGCAAGGGGATCCTCTTCGTCGGCGCGATCGCCGCCGCGCTCGGGGCCGTGCTGATCCGTCGGGCGGACAGCGACCTCTCGAGTACGGTCCGAGTCGCCTGGGGACTGCCCTTCGCCGCAGTGCTGTGTCACCTGCTGGCGTGGACGGGCGGCGAGTCGGCGGCCGCGATCGACTGGACCGTCGAAGCGGTCGCGGCACTGGGGTACGTCAGCGTCTTCGCGGGCGTCCTCGCCTACATCGCCTACTTCGGCCTGATCGACGCGGCCGGCGCGATCCGCGCGAACCTGATCTTCTACGTCGTGCCCGTCGTCTCGACGCTGGGTGGCTGGGCGCTGCTTGGTGAGACGATCGACGCGCTGGCGGTCGCCGGCTTCCTGACGATCTTCGCCGGCTTCGCGGTGCTGGGCAGCAAGTCGGTCGATCTCGAGGCGCTGCGCGATCGGGTCACCCCCGATCCGCCGCTGCCCGACGACGAACCCGCAGTCAGGGACGACCCCCGCGGCTACCGGTCGGACTGA
- the dcd gene encoding dCTP deaminase — MILSDADILDRLEAGDLVVEPLDDPELQIQPASVDLRLGREFLEFQRTNIPCIHPNSEDEVDDYVSETVVDEDDDFILHPGDFVLGTTHERVEIPADLIAHVEGRSSLGRLAVVVHATAGLCDPGYRGQITLELSNLGSAPVALTPGMRISQLTFTELKTEADRPYGSERGSKYQDQSGPQASRIESDDEFGGDQLERGDADGE; from the coding sequence ATGATCCTCTCCGACGCGGACATCCTCGACCGACTCGAGGCCGGCGACCTCGTCGTCGAGCCGTTAGACGACCCGGAACTGCAGATCCAGCCCGCGAGCGTCGACCTCCGACTGGGCCGGGAGTTTCTCGAGTTCCAGCGGACGAACATCCCCTGTATTCACCCCAACTCCGAGGACGAAGTCGACGATTACGTCTCCGAGACCGTCGTCGACGAGGACGACGACTTCATCCTCCACCCGGGCGATTTCGTGCTTGGGACGACTCACGAACGCGTCGAGATTCCCGCGGACCTGATCGCTCACGTCGAGGGGCGGTCCTCGCTGGGCCGACTCGCGGTCGTCGTCCACGCCACAGCCGGCCTCTGTGATCCCGGCTATCGCGGCCAGATCACCCTCGAGCTGTCGAACTTGGGCTCTGCACCCGTCGCGCTCACGCCGGGGATGCGGATCTCGCAGCTCACCTTCACCGAACTCAAGACCGAAGCCGACCGCCCCTACGGGAGCGAGCGGGGCTCGAAGTATCAAGACCAGAGCGGACCGCAGGCCTCCCGGATCGAGAGCGACGACGAGTTCGGCGGCGACCAACTCGAGCGCGGGGACGCGGACGGCGAGTGA
- a CDS encoding bacteriorhodopsin, with translation MFDELVASATGALVQMQSGQSGAVTRIQNDALLSASLWVNVALAGLSVLLFVYMSRNVRAHRARLIFAATVLIPLVSIASYLGMLSGLTAGLVEMPAGHALAGEEVLSQWGRYLTWTLSTPLILLALGLLAGVDTADLFVVIAADVGMCVTGLAAALITSSYAFRWVFYAVSCAFFLVVLYALLVEWPVDAEASGSGEIFATLRALTVVLWLGYPIVWALGVEGIALVESTALTSWGYSLLDIGAKYVFAYLLLRWVASNERVIAGVTHATAVDTGTSADD, from the coding sequence ATGTTCGACGAACTGGTCGCGAGTGCGACAGGGGCACTGGTCCAGATGCAATCGGGACAGAGCGGGGCGGTGACACGGATCCAGAACGACGCGCTGTTGAGTGCGTCGCTATGGGTAAACGTTGCACTGGCGGGCCTGTCGGTACTGCTTTTCGTGTACATGTCCCGCAACGTTCGAGCGCATCGGGCACGGCTGATCTTCGCCGCGACGGTTCTGATCCCGTTAGTCTCGATAGCGAGTTATCTGGGGATGCTATCCGGGCTCACGGCCGGACTGGTGGAGATGCCGGCCGGCCACGCGCTCGCGGGCGAGGAAGTCCTCAGCCAGTGGGGGCGGTATCTCACGTGGACGCTGTCGACGCCGCTGATCCTGTTGGCGCTCGGGCTGCTGGCGGGGGTCGACACCGCTGACCTGTTCGTCGTCATCGCCGCCGACGTCGGGATGTGCGTGACCGGTCTCGCGGCGGCACTGATCACCTCGTCGTACGCGTTCCGATGGGTGTTCTACGCCGTCAGTTGCGCCTTCTTCCTCGTGGTCCTGTATGCACTACTCGTGGAGTGGCCGGTGGACGCCGAAGCTTCCGGAAGCGGCGAAATATTTGCCACCTTGCGGGCGTTGACCGTGGTGCTGTGGCTCGGGTACCCGATCGTCTGGGCGCTCGGGGTCGAGGGGATCGCACTCGTCGAATCGACCGCGCTTACCTCGTGGGGGTACTCGCTGCTCGACATCGGCGCGAAGTACGTCTTCGCGTACCTGCTCTTGCGCTGGGTCGCCAGCAACGAACGCGTGATCGCGGGGGTCACCCACGCCACTGCGGTCGATACCGGAACGTCCGCCGACGACTGA
- a CDS encoding tRNA (guanine(26)-N(2))-dimethyltransferase, with translation MRVTEGGVELEVPGEQTEGIEEAVFYNPRQELNRDLTIATLRAYREREDRAETYLDAMTASGVRGVRAAADGWDVTCCDVDEEAVSLARDNLERNDCEGRVEHRNVNALMHEEPFDVIDLDPYGTPMPFADAAFANCRDLVCVTATDTAPMCGAHFNSGVRSYSAIPRNTDYHAEMGVRTLMSALARSAARFDVGVEPLLTHATSHYVRTYLELTHKATAADAAIDELGHLYHCEDCLYREADPGLIADPLERCPHCDGNRVLAAGPVWLGPVQDSSFIGAVRDEIPYTFDTAPEARELCDTLAAELDTPTHYDQHKLCRNWGLPANAMDEFLADLREAGHAASRAHYGGTTFKTDATVGEIRAATEGNLD, from the coding sequence ATGCGCGTCACCGAGGGCGGGGTCGAACTCGAGGTCCCCGGCGAGCAGACCGAGGGCATCGAGGAGGCGGTCTTCTACAACCCGCGACAGGAGCTGAACCGGGACTTGACGATCGCGACGCTGCGGGCCTACCGCGAGCGCGAGGATCGCGCCGAGACGTATCTCGACGCGATGACCGCAAGCGGCGTCCGCGGAGTTCGAGCCGCGGCCGACGGCTGGGACGTGACCTGCTGTGACGTCGACGAGGAAGCGGTTTCCCTCGCCCGGGACAACCTCGAGCGAAACGACTGCGAGGGGCGGGTCGAACACCGCAACGTCAACGCGCTGATGCACGAGGAGCCGTTCGACGTGATCGATCTGGATCCCTACGGGACGCCGATGCCGTTTGCCGACGCCGCGTTCGCGAACTGCCGGGATCTGGTCTGTGTCACCGCGACCGATACCGCGCCGATGTGTGGCGCACACTTCAACAGCGGCGTGCGTTCCTACTCCGCGATCCCCCGTAACACCGACTATCACGCGGAGATGGGCGTCCGGACCCTCATGTCGGCGCTGGCCCGCAGCGCGGCCCGGTTCGACGTCGGCGTCGAACCGCTGCTTACCCACGCGACCAGCCACTACGTCCGGACCTACCTCGAGCTGACCCACAAAGCCACCGCGGCCGACGCCGCGATCGACGAGTTAGGCCACCTCTATCACTGCGAAGACTGCCTCTACCGCGAGGCCGACCCCGGGCTGATCGCCGACCCGCTCGAGCGCTGTCCCCACTGCGACGGGAACCGCGTCCTCGCGGCCGGCCCGGTCTGGCTCGGCCCCGTGCAGGACTCGTCGTTCATCGGGGCGGTTCGCGACGAGATCCCCTACACGTTCGATACCGCGCCCGAGGCCCGGGAACTCTGTGACACGCTCGCGGCGGAACTCGACACGCCGACCCACTACGATCAGCACAAACTCTGTCGGAACTGGGGGCTGCCGGCCAACGCGATGGACGAGTTCCTCGCCGACCTGCGCGAGGCGGGCCACGCCGCTTCCCGGGCCCACTACGGCGGGACGACGTTCAAAACCGACGCGACCGTCGGTGAGATCAGGGCGGCGACGGAAGGGAACCTCGACTGA
- a CDS encoding YihY/virulence factor BrkB family protein, with amino-acid sequence MDLTGRVLRLAKDQQLTLLAAGVAFYGFLSLVPLMLLALGLAASVGGEALADRLSAAATDILTVQAQTLLADAVTDETGRRGATVAGILGLLWGSSRVLRGLDRAFSQVYDTVGEKSLLDTIWDAMIVSIAITAGLALLGALELVVRFPPGLEVSFAVAVVGQLFVVLGLFVTFLPLYVIFPDANVGIREAAPGTVIAAVGWFVLSRTFSLYAGLLSDYAVYGALGAVFLVLIWLYVGAIILVFAAVVNAVLADRELDRQLQSPGRRQIPTEAMTDDATGADEGATEDRASDRARESSASARTRDRADDPAALREEIERLRDRVDDFESDVEERTVRKESLESELKRYVRRRVRRGHARDWGPYLVLLYGTAMSIGAFYFLNGGWAILAMLVVWTSTLGLYVLMVLLGFGISLLGLPGRLRDAVGDRR; translated from the coding sequence GTGGATCTGACGGGACGGGTCCTTCGGCTCGCGAAGGACCAACAGTTGACGCTGCTGGCGGCCGGGGTCGCCTTCTATGGCTTTCTGTCGCTGGTACCGCTGATGTTGCTGGCGCTCGGCCTCGCGGCGTCAGTGGGGGGCGAAGCGCTCGCGGACCGGCTCTCCGCGGCCGCGACCGACATTCTCACCGTTCAGGCCCAGACGCTGCTGGCCGACGCCGTCACTGACGAAACGGGTCGTCGCGGGGCGACCGTCGCCGGCATCCTCGGCCTGCTGTGGGGCTCGAGCCGCGTCCTCCGTGGCCTCGATCGGGCCTTCTCGCAGGTCTACGACACGGTCGGAGAGAAGTCGCTACTCGATACGATCTGGGACGCGATGATCGTCTCGATCGCCATCACGGCCGGCCTCGCGCTGCTGGGGGCGCTCGAGCTGGTCGTTCGGTTCCCGCCGGGGCTCGAGGTGTCGTTCGCAGTGGCGGTCGTCGGCCAACTGTTCGTCGTGCTGGGGCTGTTCGTCACCTTCCTGCCGCTGTACGTGATCTTCCCGGACGCGAACGTCGGGATCCGCGAGGCGGCACCTGGAACGGTCATCGCCGCAGTCGGCTGGTTCGTTCTGAGCCGCACGTTCTCGCTATACGCCGGGTTACTCTCCGATTACGCGGTCTACGGTGCGCTTGGGGCCGTCTTTCTCGTCCTCATCTGGCTGTACGTCGGTGCGATCATCCTCGTTTTCGCGGCGGTGGTCAACGCGGTGCTGGCCGACCGTGAACTGGATCGGCAGCTACAAAGTCCCGGCCGACGACAGATTCCGACAGAAGCGATGACCGACGACGCCACGGGCGCCGACGAGGGAGCCACGGAGGACCGCGCCAGCGACCGCGCACGCGAATCGAGCGCGAGCGCCCGAACCCGCGATCGAGCCGACGATCCGGCGGCGCTTCGCGAGGAAATCGAGCGGCTTCGCGATCGCGTCGACGACTTCGAGTCCGACGTCGAAGAGCGCACCGTTCGGAAAGAGTCCCTCGAGAGCGAGTTGAAACGCTACGTCCGCCGTCGGGTCCGACGCGGCCACGCCCGCGACTGGGGGCCGTATCTCGTCTTGCTCTACGGCACGGCGATGTCGATCGGCGCGTTCTACTTCCTCAACGGAGGCTGGGCGATCCTCGCGATGCTCGTGGTCTGGACCTCGACGCTCGGTCTCTACGTCCTGATGGTCCTGCTCGGCTTCGGCATCTCCCTGCTTGGACTCCCCGGTCGGCTCCGCGATGCGGTCGGCGACCGCCGATAG
- a CDS encoding uracil-DNA glycosylase, translating to MEDCRVTECTRCPALVDSRSRIVNGTGPTDADLLFVGEGPGANEDEQGEPFVGRSGTVLDDALRTAGLDRIDVRITNCVRCRPPENRDPTTEELENCRGYLEREIAAVDPEVVVTLGKVPSEHLLERSVAVTKEAGSLEEVRIDGMPRRVLLCVHPAATLYDRSQEETFEDAIRQAAELAGISESEGGQSRLDGF from the coding sequence ATGGAGGACTGTCGGGTCACGGAGTGTACGCGCTGTCCGGCGCTGGTCGACTCGCGGAGCCGGATCGTCAACGGAACCGGTCCCACGGACGCCGACTTACTGTTCGTCGGCGAGGGGCCGGGTGCCAACGAGGACGAACAGGGCGAACCGTTCGTCGGCCGCAGCGGGACGGTCCTCGACGACGCCCTCCGGACCGCTGGCCTCGACCGGATCGACGTCCGCATCACCAACTGCGTGCGCTGTCGGCCGCCGGAGAACCGCGACCCGACGACTGAGGAACTCGAGAACTGCCGGGGCTATCTCGAGCGCGAGATCGCGGCCGTCGACCCCGAAGTCGTCGTCACGCTGGGGAAAGTCCCCAGCGAACACCTGCTCGAGCGATCCGTCGCGGTGACCAAGGAGGCTGGCTCGCTCGAGGAGGTCCGGATCGACGGAATGCCGCGGCGCGTGTTGCTCTGTGTCCATCCCGCGGCGACGCTGTACGACCGCAGTCAGGAGGAGACGTTCGAGGACGCGATCCGGCAGGCGGCCGAATTGGCAGGGATCAGCGAGAGCGAGGGCGGACAGTCCCGGCTCGACGGGTTCTGA
- the hisH gene encoding imidazole glycerol phosphate synthase subunit HisH — protein MSAVSSSTEQSLASVVVVDYGLGNLRSVTRGLERAGADVEITDDPAAFEAADGVVLPGVGAFREGVENADPLREDLLAVAERGTPLFGICLGMQMLLTSSEEGETDGESAVQGLDLIPGTNVRFDEGQKVPHMGWNELSVERDHPLVEGVDGQYAYFVHSYYAAPDDEAATVATTDYEREFPSIVANEAGNVFGTQFHPEKSGETGLQILRNFVEICADE, from the coding sequence ATGAGCGCCGTTTCGTCTTCGACCGAGCAATCCCTCGCGTCCGTGGTCGTCGTCGACTACGGACTCGGGAACCTCCGCAGTGTCACCCGCGGGTTGGAACGTGCGGGTGCCGACGTCGAGATCACCGACGATCCGGCCGCATTCGAGGCGGCCGACGGGGTGGTCCTGCCTGGTGTCGGCGCGTTCCGCGAAGGTGTCGAGAACGCCGACCCGCTCCGCGAGGATCTCCTCGCAGTCGCCGAGCGCGGGACCCCCCTCTTCGGCATCTGCCTTGGGATGCAGATGCTGCTGACCTCGAGTGAGGAGGGCGAGACCGACGGCGAGTCGGCCGTCCAGGGACTGGATCTGATCCCCGGGACCAACGTTCGCTTCGACGAGGGTCAGAAGGTCCCCCACATGGGCTGGAACGAACTCTCGGTCGAGCGCGATCACCCGCTCGTCGAGGGGGTAGACGGCCAGTACGCCTACTTCGTTCACTCCTACTACGCGGCTCCCGACGACGAAGCGGCGACGGTCGCGACGACCGACTACGAACGCGAGTTCCCCTCGATCGTCGCGAACGAGGCAGGGAACGTCTTCGGCACGCAGTTCCACCCGGAGAAGAGCGGCGAGACGGGGCTGCAGATCCTGCGGAACTTCGTAGAGATTTGTGCCGACGAGTAA
- a CDS encoding Cdc6/Cdc18 family protein: protein MSDSTDYFGSENEIFRNKELLQVSHLPDGDRIIGREDELTNLANAIKPATRGNTPNNVLVYGKTGTGKSLCSKFITNQAIERAEGNDVSIGVAYVDCLQESTETQAVQSTGHQLNDQSKTDVSIPHSGLSTAEYYRRLWHIVDTCYDVALIILDEVDKIEDDDILMQLSRAVESGKLTESTVGVIGISNKVRYKDSLDERIKSSLCEREYVFSPYDATQIREILRSRSDAFHEGVLEDGVVPRVAALAAREHGDARKAIDILRFAGEIAEENALETVTEDCVDQAHEREETSRLAELISKSPSHAKLVLEAMALLTQQKEGDDAPVTTNEAYDLYKRLCDRDGSEHLKLRRVRDILSELEFLSIIDQERKWAGKGKGNYMENRLIDDPEVIIAACNESE, encoded by the coding sequence ATGTCGGATTCGACGGACTACTTCGGCAGTGAGAACGAAATCTTTCGGAACAAGGAGCTGCTGCAGGTTTCACACCTCCCGGACGGCGATCGAATCATCGGCCGCGAGGACGAACTGACCAACCTCGCGAACGCGATCAAACCGGCGACTCGAGGAAACACGCCGAACAACGTCCTCGTGTACGGGAAGACAGGAACCGGGAAGTCACTGTGTTCGAAGTTCATCACGAATCAGGCGATCGAGCGCGCGGAGGGCAACGACGTCTCGATCGGCGTCGCGTACGTCGACTGCCTCCAGGAGTCGACGGAAACGCAGGCAGTGCAGTCCACGGGCCATCAACTCAACGACCAGTCCAAGACCGACGTCTCGATTCCACACTCGGGACTGAGTACGGCCGAATACTACCGTCGCCTCTGGCACATCGTCGACACCTGCTACGACGTCGCCCTGATCATCTTAGACGAAGTCGACAAGATCGAGGACGACGACATCCTGATGCAACTCTCTCGAGCGGTCGAATCCGGCAAACTCACCGAGAGTACCGTCGGCGTTATCGGAATCTCGAACAAGGTCCGGTACAAGGACTCGCTGGACGAGCGCATCAAATCGAGCCTCTGTGAACGCGAGTACGTCTTCTCGCCGTACGATGCGACCCAGATCCGGGAAATCTTGCGCTCACGGTCCGACGCGTTTCACGAGGGCGTCCTCGAGGACGGCGTCGTTCCCCGCGTGGCAGCGCTCGCGGCCCGCGAACACGGTGACGCACGGAAGGCGATCGATATCCTCCGCTTTGCGGGTGAGATCGCCGAGGAGAACGCCCTCGAGACGGTCACTGAGGATTGCGTCGATCAGGCACACGAGCGCGAGGAAACCAGCCGACTGGCCGAGCTGATATCCAAAAGCCCCAGTCACGCGAAACTCGTCCTCGAGGCGATGGCGCTGTTGACCCAGCAAAAGGAGGGCGACGACGCGCCGGTGACGACCAACGAGGCGTACGACCTCTACAAACGTCTCTGCGATCGGGACGGCTCGGAACACCTGAAGCTCCGCCGGGTTCGCGATATCCTCTCGGAACTCGAGTTCCTCTCGATCATCGATCAGGAGCGCAAGTGGGCCGGAAAGGGGAAAGGCAACTACATGGAGAATCGGCTGATCGATGATCCCGAGGTCATCATCGCCGCCTGTAACGAGTCCGAGTAG
- the pth2 gene encoding peptidyl-tRNA hydrolase Pth2, with protein sequence MKQAIVARTDIGMGQGKLAAQVAHASLSAYENADRQLRDQWKEGGQKKVVLKGESERQLHELSEIAERKGIPTGLIRDAGHTQLEPGTVTALAVGPAADDRVDSVTGELSLF encoded by the coding sequence ATGAAACAGGCCATCGTCGCTCGCACGGATATCGGGATGGGACAGGGAAAGCTCGCCGCACAGGTCGCTCACGCGTCGCTGTCGGCCTACGAGAACGCCGACCGGCAACTGCGAGACCAGTGGAAGGAAGGGGGCCAAAAGAAGGTCGTCCTGAAAGGCGAGAGCGAGCGCCAGCTTCACGAACTCTCCGAGATCGCCGAGCGAAAGGGGATTCCCACCGGACTCATCCGAGACGCCGGTCACACCCAACTCGAGCCGGGGACCGTCACCGCGCTGGCAGTCGGCCCGGCGGCCGACGACCGCGTCGACAGCGTGACCGGCGAGCTGTCGCTGTTTTAA
- a CDS encoding 50S ribosomal protein L40e, giving the protein MASFDAAEKRTLEKMICMRCNARNSKRAQRCRKCGYEKLRPKAKEPRAA; this is encoded by the coding sequence ATGGCCAGTTTCGACGCCGCTGAGAAACGGACGCTCGAGAAGATGATCTGCATGCGCTGTAACGCTCGCAACTCCAAGCGAGCCCAGCGCTGTCGCAAGTGTGGCTACGAGAAGCTTCGCCCCAAGGCGAAGGAACCGCGCGCGGCATAA
- a CDS encoding endonuclease dU: MKAGVRALGIAESYRGDHDRNRSTIAGAVVRADRVCDGFAYGSCRVGGTDGTDAVAGLVDDLGRPDARYVLLGTVAPAWYNLLDLTRLFEAVDRPVIAVTFEASDGLEAGLRDAFSGPDLETRLETCRSLPERHAVSVNDETVYVRAVGLEPAEAAAVVRGFTPEGGRPEPIRVAREAARAADAYARSLELVREDG; the protein is encoded by the coding sequence ATGAAAGCCGGGGTACGGGCGCTGGGCATCGCCGAATCGTACCGCGGTGATCACGATCGGAACCGAAGCACGATCGCCGGTGCCGTCGTCCGCGCCGACCGCGTCTGTGATGGGTTCGCGTACGGCTCCTGTCGCGTCGGCGGCACCGATGGCACCGACGCCGTTGCCGGGCTGGTCGACGACCTCGGCCGACCGGACGCCCGGTACGTGCTGCTCGGCACCGTTGCCCCCGCGTGGTACAACCTGCTCGATCTCACGCGTCTTTTCGAAGCAGTCGACCGACCGGTCATCGCAGTGACCTTCGAGGCCAGCGACGGCCTCGAGGCCGGCCTCCGGGATGCCTTCTCGGGACCGGACCTCGAGACGCGACTCGAGACCTGCCGGTCGCTGCCCGAGCGCCACGCGGTGTCGGTCAACGACGAGACGGTCTACGTCAGAGCGGTCGGCCTCGAGCCGGCCGAGGCTGCGGCGGTCGTCCGCGGGTTCACGCCCGAGGGCGGCCGCCCGGAGCCGATCCGGGTCGCGCGCGAGGCGGCTCGCGCCGCGGACGCGTACGCCCGATCGCTCGAGTTGGTACGGGAGGATGGCTGA
- a CDS encoding MBL fold metallo-hydrolase → MEVVHVTEGAETFTCNAFLAIGEDGHTTLVDAGAWDGVIDEVRSHTDDVDAVVMTHQHGDHVERLEAVVDAFDPEVYAYADHPTRTHALEDGDTVRIGDEEFDVVYTPGHADDHVSVVSESSLFSGDVVVHDDGAFDYGSFGRTDMAGQSRERLIESIRDLLERMPEGVEHMYAGHGSVFHGDVHDVVETALERAEKREPKYPDE, encoded by the coding sequence ATGGAAGTCGTTCACGTCACCGAGGGCGCGGAAACGTTCACTTGTAACGCATTCCTCGCGATCGGCGAGGACGGGCACACGACGCTGGTCGACGCCGGCGCGTGGGACGGCGTCATCGACGAGGTTCGGAGCCACACCGACGATGTCGACGCCGTGGTCATGACCCACCAGCACGGCGATCACGTCGAGCGACTCGAGGCCGTCGTCGACGCCTTCGACCCCGAGGTCTACGCCTACGCGGACCATCCGACCAGGACCCACGCCCTCGAGGACGGCGACACCGTCCGGATCGGCGACGAGGAGTTCGACGTGGTCTACACGCCCGGCCACGCCGACGATCACGTTTCCGTCGTCTCGGAGTCGTCGTTGTTCTCCGGCGACGTCGTCGTCCACGACGACGGGGCCTTCGACTACGGCAGCTTCGGCCGGACCGACATGGCCGGGCAGTCCCGCGAGCGGCTCATCGAGAGCATCCGGGACCTGCTCGAGCGCATGCCCGAGGGCGTCGAACACATGTACGCTGGCCACGGTAGCGTCTTCCACGGGGATGTTCACGACGTGGTGGAAACGGCGCTCGAGCGGGCGGAGAAGCGCGAACCGAAGTATCCCGACGAGTAG
- a CDS encoding DUF5786 family protein — translation MGFGSYDESEQQEVDADFDDDDAVKSGANSHDGTIEFENGASSDELLDRLKEIKDDDR, via the coding sequence ATGGGATTCGGGAGCTACGACGAATCCGAACAGCAGGAAGTCGACGCCGATTTTGACGACGATGACGCAGTGAAGTCGGGAGCGAACAGCCACGACGGAACCATCGAGTTCGAGAACGGTGCCTCGAGCGACGAGTTGCTCGACCGGCTCAAGGAGATCAAAGACGACGACAGGTGA
- a CDS encoding alpha/beta fold hydrolase gives MDWTGEGPDETGIDVAGPSDADSIVFVHGAMFTRKMWLPQTRALSGEYHTVAPDLPGHGTRAGKPFRMEPAIDVLESVVDRHTDGSATLVGLSLGGYAATEYAYRHPDEVDALVLSGSSVNPVNTMELGTRLTGGMSRLLTKPDIGKRAVEKLAARWVRQRDLAPDIEREIIDAGFYPKQFGDAGPDIAGRDFRAALSTYPDSTLILNGENDKLMRRGERDHAAAARDGRVEVLAGAGHICNLHRPETYTDRVRRFVSQTARVR, from the coding sequence ATGGACTGGACAGGCGAGGGACCCGACGAGACCGGCATCGACGTCGCCGGCCCGTCGGACGCCGACTCGATCGTGTTCGTACACGGCGCGATGTTCACCCGGAAGATGTGGCTCCCCCAGACACGGGCGCTTTCCGGGGAGTATCACACCGTCGCGCCCGATTTACCCGGCCACGGCACCCGCGCGGGGAAGCCGTTCCGGATGGAGCCGGCGATCGACGTCCTCGAGTCGGTCGTGGACCGCCACACCGACGGCTCCGCGACGCTCGTCGGGCTCTCGCTGGGGGGCTACGCGGCGACGGAGTACGCCTACCGGCATCCCGACGAGGTCGACGCGCTGGTGCTGTCGGGCAGTAGCGTCAACCCGGTCAATACGATGGAACTCGGCACGCGGCTGACCGGCGGGATGTCGCGACTCCTTACCAAGCCCGACATCGGGAAGCGGGCCGTCGAGAAACTCGCTGCCCGCTGGGTTCGACAGCGCGATCTCGCGCCCGATATCGAGCGCGAGATCATCGACGCCGGCTTCTATCCCAAGCAGTTCGGCGACGCGGGACCGGACATCGCCGGTCGCGATTTCCGGGCCGCACTCTCGACGTACCCGGACTCGACGCTGATACTCAACGGCGAGAACGACAAACTCATGCGCCGCGGCGAGCGCGACCACGCCGCCGCGGCCCGGGACGGCCGGGTCGAAGTGCTGGCGGGAGCCGGCCACATCTGTAACCTCCACCGACCCGAGACGTACACGGATCGGGTACGGCGGTTCGTCAGCCAGACTGCTCGCGTTCGGTAG